accttaatttttttgttaccaaatgtgtaaggaaatctggtaacaaaaaaccggccaagtgcgagtccgactcgcgcacggagggttccgcaccatcaacaaaaaatagagcaaaacaagcaaaaaaatggtcacccatccaagtactgaccccgcccgacgttgcttaacttcggtcaaaaatcacgtttgttgtatgggagccccacttaaatctttattttattctgtttttagtatttgttgttatagcggcaacagaaatacatcatctgtgaaaatttcaactgtctagctatcacggttcgtgagatacagcctggtgacagacggacggacggacggatagcggagtcttagtaatagggtcccgtttttaccctttgggtacggaatcctaaaaaggatgtttcatacaaactttcttggacattttgggaaatatggtggaaattgttcagcttcatactgtactttaccagcataccaatttttatatgtAGAATTCTAatatgtgatcgaaatgtacaaattatttgagaaatgctctaaTGATAGACCCATTCAATAGGTTTCCTTCACACGGTCTAAAGaaggttttttattattacacacttttatttagcttcactgcgtatacccctttgtacagtcagcaccaatagttgctaagcgggcgaggtgttcaaaatgatcttgacgcgactttattggttatgagaataagagcgtgtcaaggtaattttgaacaccccgcccgcttagcaacttatctgctgctaactgtataTATGGTGGTTCAAATCTTATTGTAACTTAACCACTTCCAGGTGTTTCATTGTGCTGAAATTTCGCATACTTCGGTATTTGTGaagacaatgcaataatatgctaacatggagctgatctgatgaggCAGTCGGAAGGTAGCAAACGGAATTCTTCGATGGGAAGACATAAACAttaagtttaggctcatttgaaAGGTCTCGAGTCGTACTTACTTGATAGACATgcaatgtaggtacagtcggcaataaaagtgtgtatcaaaaaatatttttgacggttaCATGTTTGTTCTTGCAGTCCAAATTCCCCATACGACACGATAGTCATCGGCCTGGGCTCGGCCGGCACCACGGCGGCCACCGAGCTGGCCCGATCTGGTCACAAGGTGCTGGCGCTGGAAGCCCAGGCCCGGGTCGGGGGCAGGGTCCACACCGTGCCGTTTGGGGACGGGCTGGTGGAGCTGGGTGCTGAATGGTAAGAACCATCAGTGTTGGCTGAATGTTAATTGCAAtgtacaaattgaaccgtaaaccgtaaACGGACAATTATAGTTTAcggctcaatttataatggttattgGTCGGAAATAgttaattgcattaacgtttcggccaacactggtaagAACCACCTTTGTACCCCGGTAGCTAGACTagccagttgaaatttttacagatgatgtatatttctgttgccgctataacaacaaatactaaaaacaaaataaaataaatattcaagcggggctcctatacctacaacaatagttatttacgatacaagtgcggaaaagaggaaattctaaacgagtggcgatacatTAAaccacgaccgaagggagttatACCTATTCGTACGTGTAcctatcgtacaacgttttacaataccatagagaaatatagtaagacaagagtgctcactccatacatcagttcagactattaatttcagtgtctacatctagcatcgagtagcggaactatcagtacctactgctacttgacaatagatagcaccgaccggaaagtcttatctcaacagcataagactttccggtcggtgctacatctattgtcaagtagcagtactgatagttccgctactcgatgctagatgctaatagtctttttggtactaaaactgatgtatggagtgagcactctatgtatttttttctctatgacaatacctatatatggcactttaaactttcgtcaTACGCACagaaagtgctctttcccgcactagttcgggaaagtagcaccattatTGTACtgtaaacgtgatttttttgtcggtttttgcgtaatggttgCGACTCGCAGTTGGTcggtttttttcaataaactttCGGAATTTCCACGCACTTACGTGAGTAATAattaacatatactaatctatgcttACGTGTTTTCCTCCAGGATCCACGGCAACGTCAGCAGTCGCACGTACGCGCTGGCCACCAAGCACAACATCGACACCAAACCCCAGGCCCTGATGCTGGACCCTTACTGCTCGGACGGCACTAGACCGGACGTGGCGCTGGTGAGAGAGCTGCTGGATTTGGACTTTACGGATGAGCATCCTAATCCGCCAGAAGCTTTAGGCACATTCGTCACTAAGAAGTAAGTATAaggctcaacaacataagactttccggtcggtgctacatctattgtcagctactcgatgctagatgtcgacactgaaaataatagtctttttgataccaaaactgatgtatggagtgagtagcactcttgtcttactatatgtatttctctatgctaataccacagagaatttgaaatagaggcggattgtcaaagtaaattatgtatagccacagtaaatttactgccatctttcgatagaagattaaaactgttagaacgccatttgtcTTTagtccttattctttcactgatatgtgtcaattgtcaaaagtgtcaaaaatTCGAGACTAAGCCAAAGGTGTTGGTGCAATATGGTGCAatattttcgagcgatggcgatGACCTTTGGCccactgtcgagtagatggcgttaatttttgacatttaacaaattgacacatatcagtaAAAGAATAAGGATCTAAGTCAAAgcgcgttctaacagttttaatcttctgtcgaactaacagttttaatcttctgtcgaaagatggcagtaaatttactgtggctacataatttaccatgaaaGTAAATATCTATGCACTCTATTTTCTTTGCTCTAAACTTAAAGCCCCTGCCACACTCgtacgcgaatcgcggcgcgaagccgcggatgcgagtgtggcgtcgatttcgcagatctataaaatcgactccacactcgcgttcacggcttcgcgcacgagtgtggagggggcttaacgTTGCGTTCCCATATTTCTAGGTTCATGGAATACATCACCAAGAATAAACCAGGCCTGCTCAAAGACCAGGACTTCATCACCGAGTTCCTCGCGTTCTCGAACCTGCTCACGAACAACCTGGAGGCTTCAAACGATTGGAATGACGTCTCGACTTGGGATTTGTACGAAAAGCTGGGCGGGCCGCAGACTATCAGCTGGCATAGGCATGGATACACGACTTTCTTTGACATTATGTTGGTAagctccaattgaggggggatttaaatcacggggtgtagggttggagccggtgtagctttatttgacgttcataagcgcattggaatatgcctacttgaattaactatttttagggttccgtacctcaaaaggaaaaaacggaaccctaataggatcactcgtctgtctgtctgtctgtctgtccgtccgtccgtctgtcacagactattttctccgaaactactggaccaattaagttgaaatttggtacacatatgtaagtttgtgacccaaagatggtcgtgtaacgtaaataaatgaattttaaatatggaggccatttttggggggtaaatgagaaaattaaaaaataaagtttttctaactatatcgtgttacatatcaaatgaaagggctcattgtaagaatctcaaatatattttttttataattttaaaataaatagtttagcggttattcaagaaaataggcaaaaaatgaccattccccccccccttatctccgaaactactgggtctaaaattttgaaaaaaatacacaaaatagttctttacctatagatgacaggaaaacctattagaaatgtgcagtcaagcgtgagtcgtacttaattacttagtctttgaccctacccctacgggtttttttttatgttttctccgaaactactggaccaattaaggtgaaaattggtatacatatgcaagtttgtgactcaaagacggccatgtaacgcaaacaaatgaattttaaacatgggagccacttttggggtgtaaatgggaaacttaaaaaataaagtttttcaaactatatcttgttacaattcaaatgaaagagctcattgtgagtaactcaaaAATGGGGGGaaatgcctccggcgcgcctcactctaaattttatatctgcatacatctagcaactatatcaagtttggtgtctttttcgtgtaattcgaggataaggaattcatttctgtgactaaattttcactcacccatacaaaaaatacgagaaattcataattcataaaaaatctttacacttttttttacgaaactcctctacagaattaaaagtatggggatttgctctagaaaaaaaaatacctgtgaatagcccagttatcctactatgtatatataatagtaaacttatcaaacatttttcttttataaccctCTTAAATAAccctattaaaaaaatgttttgtgtctcacggcgtacctgcattgtaagagcggtaagcagcttttaggatttttaagtatgtttagatAATTTCTGATAATTTGTTATGCTTCtctacggctaccatcagtttggcactgacataaacgccatcgagaacgtaacttactttctatgcatctcgctcgtactcgcatattagtgcgaacgagatgtattatagaaagtaaattacgttctggatagcgtatatgtcagttttgacactgtcagtgactcatggtacgggctctggttgtagataacattaataaattacttctggacttgatatatatacacatacaatttaattatttttttaagaagcagaaatgtctgcgaccgatgctattatgctcagaataaattaaaaattggaaaaaatactgtcttgggtgacacttgagctccagacgccgtgagttcaagtctcacccaagagagtaatttttccacttttaaattcatataaataaagatgttgggaacactttcgccagtagagttattataattgtgataaaattaacatatttagttcTTAGGATATGTCTGACAAAAAATGCACATAATCCGTGCAAttgtgcagtcaagcgggagttggacttaatggacggaacccttagaacgcgagtccgactcgcacttggccggttttttttatctttatctttagccTGTGTCTATTGCACGGTGAGGTTCTTTAATTGTTCAGCCTGCCGAGAGGATATTGACTGAAACCTAAATTATCCCTAGAAGAGTGAAAgtgttggcaactgtcaaaggtttgcatagatggcgccatcatagcttgctccTATTGAGATTtgtttaatgccctggatgccagggcattaaaaaaacataaatttgacACAACTCTAGGGATTgtcagggcaagctatgatggcgccatctgctaaatatacTTTAACTAGCCAACCCCATTAAAGGATATTTCATCACTTAAGCTTTGAAATTTGCTTTATTTCCCATTTTTCACCCTCCCTAATACCTAGATTGTGTCACAAGACATATTTACTACCTATTTACGGCAAAATTTCCCCTTTTGTGGCGTGGGCGTGCATTGAATCATGAGCGTAGTGAGAGCTTCAAAAGTGTTACCGCCCAAGGTGAAAATAATTTTTCTAACATGTGACACGTACTGCCCctaccctattaccttttcttaataccaaaatcgcataacctgacagatggatttacccgagtttgaagttaagcgactcaTTTACGCTAATAatgcaaaaaagtaaaaaaaagtgttccagaacagaaaagtgccttTGATAcctcctagcagggaaaaaAAGGTGATGTGAAAATTATGGGTATTCATTTTGTTATATTCAAAATTCAACTCTTTCATGTAGGTATTTGGTGCCATAATTgctttacataataataatcgatgtacctactttttattataaattgaagtacctacataaatagtattCATTACCTCTTGTATTAATTAGTAATGACATATTACGCTGTTGGTCAACAGAACAAATACAACAACGGCCCCGGCCTCCCGAACCTGGACATGCAGCTGAACACGGAGGTGACCCGCATCACCACTCCGCAGCACCCCAACGAGACTGTTACCGTGGAGTGCAAAGATGGGAACACCTACACCGCCAAATATGTCGTAGTGACCGTGTCTCTTGGAGTGCTGAAAGCCACGTAACTATctcattattattttcatttctcatgctctgaaagagggtcattgttgttctaaaaggtgtgcagaaaattatacgtttctgcactagagcattttacgttccaagtacgactACACAATTTTTTTAACGATAAGCAATAGAAATTTGGGGTTAAATACTTAAATTGATTCGTtattcgctacgtgcacgactggtgctgccctcattttgtcggactttctacgttaaatcatAATTATGGAGTAAagttagttcaagcggctgccgctagtactaatatcggagagttaatcgcgtatctaagttttaagatttacctccgacgttgtccccgtggtctcggagaagactggcttaagttgacatcagcatcgtctaaccgcgcgagtttttcgaactacccgcacttggtcttgtttatccgcttgaacgttttgcgcactagggatgtcactctgtcgacacacaacactaacgatattcgatttatcgactgtcgatattcgtttacgcttacatttactaatgactggattccatgtggatgagatcttgaaaccctcgtcccgattgaaattactatgttttttgatttcaatggcttcccgtactttcctgctgtagaaatgacgaaaTGACGACGATTAGGCTCCCTGCTAAAAGGGGTAAAAGGGGTAACCGATAAAGTTGGCACGGTACTTGGAAAGTACTCTATAAAGACGGTGTACACTCCTTTATTCAAAGTAGCAGAGAGCCTAAGGTCGTTATTCCGTATCAGTCACCTGGCGTTTACAAAATTGATTGCAGTTGTGGTAGTTCCTATATCGGAGAAACAAAGCGCAcaatagcagaaagagttaaggaacatattgcagctgtcaaaaatcgtcaggtgaacaagtctgccgtggctgagcatttactggagtcaggaccaaaccactggattgagctgcataatcctaaaatcctgtccacggatcgtcatttctacagcaggaaagtacgggaagccattgaaatcaaaaaacatagtaatttcaatcgggacgagggtttcaagatctcatccacatggaatccagtcattagtaaatgtaagcgtaaacgaatatcgacagtcgataaatcgaatatcgttagtgttgtgtgtcgacagagtgacaaaacgttcataatcataatcataatcataatcatttaatcgcaatccatggtattcaagcggataaacaagaccaagtgcgggtagttcgaaaaactcgcgcggttagacgatgctgatgtcaacttaagccagtcttctccgagaccacggggacaacgccgtcctcgaaacgtcggaggtaaatctgaaaacttagatacgcgattaagtcccgttgtataatttaataatgtgtaaaaatcgtgaaagtttaaatcagtgtaatatcGGAGATTCCATAAGATTAaaacctgtgtttgtgacgatcagcgccacttccccctccaccgacttcacACATTGCcaatacaatttccattctgatatttaactccccattccataaataaagatacttttgcctaaattgttaattgtaattaccctcaagatttactataaaaatgctaaactacctcggcagcagtgagtgcctttcatcccttggttaacaatctactattgtatGTCTTtccatatctcgggaccatgggATCCCGGACCTTTGGTAGGCGTGCGTGGGaccgaagccaacagcgcagaggccctttaagaACTTTAATCTAAAAGCAAGGGATACACGTGGCGGATACCATCCCCGAACGCACAATGTGATACATCCGGAGATGGTCCCCGCCAGGTGCAAAGACTATTTCAGCACTTTTGTGCTGCGATGGGAGCTAAGGTCATGGGCTATAGATTTGAATGTTGGATGGACTGGATAATGGACTAAGGAGACTAGCGGACACCTGCCGTGACAATCAGTCTCAAAATTGTGTAAGACAGGTGGTGACACGCCTATTATTGGGGTGTAGTAGGCCTTAGATTGCCACGTCGACCAAGCAGTGAtatattgtgacggcccttttaaattcactactaatgcccgttgaatccatgaaattccagattctttgggccgtaatgttatgtacctcatagggttgcaagtACTAAGACCtaagtacttctttttgacattagtggtccacaggaacagagaatgacGAATGTGCAACGCAGTCTCcactgactcctggcagaacctgcatgtcgtgTTTCTTTCCAGTTTGAAACTGTTAGCGGAGTGCATAGGCGCAGGAAGGTTTTCTAGTGGTGGCGGACACAAAtcaaacaatcatcatcatgcACATTTACTGTATTGcaattaaattaggtattacaacAACTGACTGACTGTACTGACTTCAAGCTTGAGGATATTAACTTTCAGTAAtttcacattaaattaaattaggacGACACAGGTATGACCACGGACCTAgagaataaactggatcgagtacacgggccaaaaagtgtgtccacatgagaagtcaaaccagagccttgcatctcgttctaattagggtgaccataagtcatatgtatgtgggatattaggataagttTAAATGTATAGTTTGGCCAAAAAATTTTCTCATTCGTGCATAGTcgtagagaatcatactgtcttttccCTATGCTAGTATAAATGCTCCAGAAAAGGGATGGATATAGATTTTTTTCTCTTCTGTAAAACGCTTCACACAACCTtactaaagtggtatccagacaagacaatttttcgccaatctgatgaaattctccaatcgaatcagcaggtgcagaCACATAAAttccaattttcatagtaattatctatggaatgcaaatttcctgatcaaatcgactgatttgatcagtcccgtctggataccactttaattAAGTAAGTCAGTTATAAAAGCTGTTACAGATGGGATGAGCGTAGTGGATCGCGATCATTGttgtacttggtcaaccagatcttgacagtagaaaaagggcggcaaatttgaaaaatttaggcgcgaagggatatcgtcccatagaaaatttgaatttcgcgcctttttttaatgacaagatttggttgaccagctataattgtgACGAAGGTGGTCCGCCGTACGTCCATTAAAAACACAGCTATATGTGAGAGCGAGACAGATGTCCAGGGTCGCGGACCGGTATACCCGTCTATTACAGTTTTTAACTAAGGCGCTTGTCACTAAGATAAGCATATTAGAGTTAGATCAAAGAGAATTCTAAATTCTCTTTAGCCCCCtctagactatgtgcgtgaatcgcggcttcgcgccgcgaatcGCGCCCGGGTGTGgagtagggtttgctcccgggaaataccggtaccgaaagtaccgggaattcccgggatttagagccaagcaaagaaccgggatttcaaaattaaaatcccggtactcccgggattttcgggactaaaatttccggtacaatatttgactgctttctgttacttagcgtgaaatatcatgttttataaagaaaataaatatattttatcaatctaaggctgatggtaatacttttacggctgaccaactacattaaaataaattaaaaaaaagtcaatgggtttgacaatgccgacaatataaaattgcataatttgatactttaaggcagcggtcggcaaccttttaccagccaagggccacatagtagttaacgaagttgacgcgggccgcactttgttaatatttatgacgttatctgacattgtcgtttgtcaatattacatacaaaatagccagggaggctcgcgggccgcaagtggcaggttcacgggccgcgggttgccgaccgctgctttaagggcataaatgtttgtacgataaataattttatacgaacaattagttatttcatatttgtatactaactagagacaattttgtaattaataaaatactacttttaattcaaattcaaacacggtacttataagaaactcacatatgataat
Above is a window of Cydia amplana chromosome 26, ilCydAmpl1.1, whole genome shotgun sequence DNA encoding:
- the LOC134660149 gene encoding spermine oxidase-like, whose translation is MQLPLLLCVFGLAVAAPADGPNSPYDTIVIGLGSAGTTAATELARSGHKVLALEAQARVGGRVHTVPFGDGLVELGAEWIHGNVSSRTYALATKHNIDTKPQALMLDPYCSDGTRPDVALVRELLDLDFTDEHPNPPEALGTFVTKKFMEYITKNKPGLLKDQDFITEFLAFSNLLTNNLEASNDWNDVSTWDLYEKLGGPQTISWHRHGYTTFFDIMLNKYNNGPGLPNLDMQLNTEVTRITTPQHPNETVTVECKDGNTYTAKYVVVTVSLGVLKATHATLFSPPLPLEKQTAIEKVSIGVVGKVILSFEKAWWPKDIALFGFIWKGDDKKKVPAEDYWTTRILGGHPPMGSSNTLTLWTSGEVAKQVEKLPEDIVKTKCVALLQRFMGDALNITVPAPTGFLRSAWYLNPYTRGSYTYDNLDAPQYPLARKWLSYPLLDSAGEPRVLFAGEATNERHFSTVHGASETGRREAERLLLMIRGEAGNYNVKDF